The following proteins come from a genomic window of Malus sylvestris chromosome 4, drMalSylv7.2, whole genome shotgun sequence:
- the LOC126619470 gene encoding protein fluG isoform X1, with translation MDLTELKTAVEEAELVDAHAHNIVAADSTIPFISCFSEATGDALSYAPHSLSFKRNLKDVAELYGSEKTLHGVEEHRRLAGLQAISLACFTAARISVILIDDGLRFDKKLDIDWHKNFAPVVGRILRIEYLAEEILNEELPSGSSWTLDLFTEKFVGKLKSVGNKIFGLKSIAAYRSGLEINTNVTREDAEEGLADVLRAAQPVRVSNKSFIDFIFTRSLEVALLFDLPMQIHTGFGDKDLDMRLSNPLHLRDVLEDKRFSKCHIVLLHASYPFSKEASYLASIYPQVYLDFGLAVPKLSVHGMISSVKELLELAPIKKVMFSTDGYAFPETFYLGAKKAREVVFSVLRDACTDGDLSVPEAIEAAKDIFSQNAIQFYKINYAVKSSGSNNYVALDFTKVNSNDSENDVSLVRVMWGDTSGQQRCRVVPKKRFNDVVIKNGIGLTFASMGMTSLVDGPADETNLTGVGEIRLMPDLSTKRKIPWVEQEEMVLADMHLKPGEAWEYCPREALRRVSKILKDDFNLDMNAGFENEFFLLKGILRDGKEELVPFDSTPYCSASAYDSASYLFHEIVPALHSLNITVEQLHAEAGKGQFEMALGHTACMHAADNLIYTREVIRAIARKHGLLATFMPKYALDDIGSGAHVHLSLWQNGTNVFTASGGSSQHGMSKIGEEFMAGVLHHLPAILAFIAPIPNSYDRIQPNTWSGAYKCWGKENREAPLRTACPPGIQAGLVSNFEIKSFDGCANPHLGLAAILAGGIDGLRNHLRLPEPVDTNPSGLGAEVERLPKSLSESLEALKEDNLFADLLGENLLVAIKGVRKVRFEYDFRITIAIFHLQAEIDYYSKNKDAYKQLIYRY, from the exons ATGGATTTGACGGAGCTGAAAACGGCGGTGGAGGAAGCGGAGCTCGTCGACGCCCACGCCCACAACATCGTCGCCGCCGACTCCACCATCCCCTTCATCAGCTGCTTCTCCGAAGCCACCGGCGACGCCTTATCCTACGCACCCCATTCCCTCTCCTTCAAG AGGAATTTGAAGGATGTCGCCGAGCTCTACGGATCGGAAAAAACCTTGCATGGAGTAGAAGAACACCGGAGACTCGCCGGATTGCAGGCAATTAGCTTGGCGTGCTTCACAGCTGCAAGAATCTCTGTCATTCTCATTGATGATGGGTTGAGGTTTGACAAGAAGCTCGACATAGATTGGCATAAAAATTTCGCACCGGTTGTTGGCCGGATTTTGAGAATTGAGTATTTGGCTGAGGAAATTCTCAATGAA GAATTGCCCAGTGGATCGTCTTGGACACTTGATTTGTTCACCGAAAAGTTTGTTGGAAAATTGAAAT CAGTTGGCAATAAGATTTTTGGCTTGAAAAGTATAGCTGCATATCGCAGTGGCCTGGAAATTAATACAAATGTTACTAGGGAAGATGCTGAGGAAGGTCTTGCTGATGTGTTACGTG CTGCACAGCCCGTTCGCGTATCAAATAAAAGTTTTATCGATTTTATCTTCACTCGTAGTTTGGAGGTTGCTCTGCTTTTTGACTTGCCCATGCAGATACATACGGG TTTTGGTGATAAAGATTTGGATATGCGGCTATCCAATCCTCTTCATCTTCGGGATGTTCTTGAGGACAAGAGATTTTCTAAATGCCATATAGTTCTTTTACATGCATCCTACCCATTTTCAAAAGAAGCATCATACCTAGCCTCCATTTATCCCCAG GTGTACCTTGACTTTGGGTTGGCTGTCCCTAAGCTCAGTGTCCATGGGATGATATCTTCTGTCAAGGAACTTTTAGAGCTAGCTCCAATTAAGAAG GTGATGTTTAGCACTGACGGCTACGCATTTCCTGAAACTTTCTACTTAG GTGCAAAAAAAGCACGTGAAGTTGTTTTCTCTGTCCTACGGGATGCTTGCACTGACGGTGATCTCTCAGTCCCTGAAGCTATTGAGGCTGCTAAAGACATATTTTCACAAAATGCGATTCAGTTTTACAAGATTAATTATGCTGTAAAATCTTCTGGTTCAAATAATTATGTAGCACTGGACTTCACGAAGGTGAACAGTAATGACTCAGAAAATGATGTCTCACTTGTTCGTGTTATGTGGGGTGATACTTCAGGACAACAGAGATGCCGT GTTGTTCCCAAAAAGCGATTCAATGATGTTGTTATAAAAAATGGTATTGGTTTGACTTTTGCTTCTATGGGAATGACTTCATTAGTTGATGGTCCGGCTGATGAGACTAATTTGACTGGAGTGGGTGAGATCAGACTCATGCCTGATTTATCGACTAAACGGAAAATTCCATG GGTAGAACAAGAGGAGATGGTTTTGGCCGATATGCATCTAAAACCGGGTGAAGCATGGGAATACTGCCCAAGAGAAGCCTTACGTAGGGTTTCAAAAATTTTGAAAGATGATTTTAACTTG GATATGAATGCAGGATTTGAGAATGAGTTTTTTCTCTTGAAAGGTATACTAAG GGATGGGAAGGAGGAATTGGTCCCATTTGACTCAACACCCTACTGCTCTGCATCAGCATATGATTCTGCTTCTTATTTATTTCACGAAATTGTTCCTGCTCTTCATTCATTGAATATTACTGTGGAGCAG TTGCATGCAGAAGCTGGGAAAGGTCAATTTGAGATGGCACTTGGGCACACTGCTTGTATGCATGCTGCTGACAACCTGATTTATACTCGTGAAGTTATTAGAGCCATTGCAAGGAAACATGGATTGTTGGCAACTTTCATGCCAAA GTATGCTCTTGATGACATTGGCTCTGGGGCGCATGTACATCTTAGTTTGTGGCAGAATGGCACAAATGTGTTTACGGCATCTGGTGGTTCCTCTCAGCATGGAATGTCAAAGATCGGGGAAGAATTCATGGCAGGGGTTTTACACCATCTGCCTGCAATTTTGGCATTTATAGCACCGATTCCAAATAG TTATGACCGAATTCAACCTAATACATGGAGTGGAGCATACAAGTGTTGGGGAAAAGAAAACAGAGAAGCTCCGTTAAGAACTGCATGCCCACCTGGAATACAAGCTGGTTTGGTGAGCAACTTTGAGATTAAATCATTTGATGGATGTGCAAATCCACACTTAGGCTTGGCTGCAATACTTGCTGGTGGTATTGATGGTCTTAGGAATCATCTTCGTCTCCCGGAACCTGTTG ATACAAATCCTTCTGGCCTTGGTGCAGAAGTAGAAAGGTTGCCGAAATCACTTTCTGAATCTTTAGAAGCTCTCAAGGAAGACAATTTGTTCGCAGATTTACTTGGGGAAAACCTATTGGTTGCGATAAAAGGGGTCCGCAAGGTACgttttgaatatgatttt CGAATAACGATCGCAATTTTCCATTTGCAGGCGGAGATTGACTACTACTCGAAGAACAAAGATGCATACAAGCAACTTATATACCGCTATTGA
- the LOC126619470 gene encoding protein fluG isoform X2, with the protein MDLTELKTAVEEAELVDAHAHNIVAADSTIPFISCFSEATGDALSYAPHSLSFKRNLKDVAELYGSEKTLHGVEEHRRLAGLQAISLACFTAARISVILIDDGLRFDKKLDIDWHKNFAPVVGRILRIEYLAEEILNEELPSGSSWTLDLFTEKFVGKLKSVGNKIFGLKSIAAYRSGLEINTNVTREDAEEGLADVLRAAQPVRVSNKSFIDFIFTRSLEVALLFDLPMQIHTGFGDKDLDMRLSNPLHLRDVLEDKRFSKCHIVLLHASYPFSKEASYLASIYPQVYLDFGLAVPKLSVHGMISSVKELLELAPIKKVMFSTDGYAFPETFYLGAKKAREVVFSVLRDACTDGDLSVPEAIEAAKDIFSQNAIQFYKINYAVKSSGSNNYVALDFTKVNSNDSENDVSLVRVMWGDTSGQQRCRVVPKKRFNDVVIKNGIGLTFASMGMTSLVDGPADETNLTGVGEIRLMPDLSTKRKIPWVEQEEMVLADMHLKPGEAWEYCPREALRRVSKILKDDFNLDMNAGFENEFFLLKGILRDGKEELVPFDSTPYCSASAYDSASYLFHEIVPALHSLNITVEQLHAEAGKGQFEMALGHTACMHAADNLIYTREVIRAIARKHGLLATFMPKYALDDIGSGAHVHLSLWQNGTNVFTASGGSSQHGMSKIGEEFMAGVLHHLPAILAFIAPIPNSYDRIQPNTWSGAYKCWGKENREAPLRTACPPGIQAGLVSNFEIKSFDGCANPHLGLAAILAGGIDGLRNHLRLPEPVDTNPSGLGAEVERLPKSLSESLEALKEDNLFADLLGENLLVAIKGVRKAEIDYYSKNKDAYKQLIYRY; encoded by the exons ATGGATTTGACGGAGCTGAAAACGGCGGTGGAGGAAGCGGAGCTCGTCGACGCCCACGCCCACAACATCGTCGCCGCCGACTCCACCATCCCCTTCATCAGCTGCTTCTCCGAAGCCACCGGCGACGCCTTATCCTACGCACCCCATTCCCTCTCCTTCAAG AGGAATTTGAAGGATGTCGCCGAGCTCTACGGATCGGAAAAAACCTTGCATGGAGTAGAAGAACACCGGAGACTCGCCGGATTGCAGGCAATTAGCTTGGCGTGCTTCACAGCTGCAAGAATCTCTGTCATTCTCATTGATGATGGGTTGAGGTTTGACAAGAAGCTCGACATAGATTGGCATAAAAATTTCGCACCGGTTGTTGGCCGGATTTTGAGAATTGAGTATTTGGCTGAGGAAATTCTCAATGAA GAATTGCCCAGTGGATCGTCTTGGACACTTGATTTGTTCACCGAAAAGTTTGTTGGAAAATTGAAAT CAGTTGGCAATAAGATTTTTGGCTTGAAAAGTATAGCTGCATATCGCAGTGGCCTGGAAATTAATACAAATGTTACTAGGGAAGATGCTGAGGAAGGTCTTGCTGATGTGTTACGTG CTGCACAGCCCGTTCGCGTATCAAATAAAAGTTTTATCGATTTTATCTTCACTCGTAGTTTGGAGGTTGCTCTGCTTTTTGACTTGCCCATGCAGATACATACGGG TTTTGGTGATAAAGATTTGGATATGCGGCTATCCAATCCTCTTCATCTTCGGGATGTTCTTGAGGACAAGAGATTTTCTAAATGCCATATAGTTCTTTTACATGCATCCTACCCATTTTCAAAAGAAGCATCATACCTAGCCTCCATTTATCCCCAG GTGTACCTTGACTTTGGGTTGGCTGTCCCTAAGCTCAGTGTCCATGGGATGATATCTTCTGTCAAGGAACTTTTAGAGCTAGCTCCAATTAAGAAG GTGATGTTTAGCACTGACGGCTACGCATTTCCTGAAACTTTCTACTTAG GTGCAAAAAAAGCACGTGAAGTTGTTTTCTCTGTCCTACGGGATGCTTGCACTGACGGTGATCTCTCAGTCCCTGAAGCTATTGAGGCTGCTAAAGACATATTTTCACAAAATGCGATTCAGTTTTACAAGATTAATTATGCTGTAAAATCTTCTGGTTCAAATAATTATGTAGCACTGGACTTCACGAAGGTGAACAGTAATGACTCAGAAAATGATGTCTCACTTGTTCGTGTTATGTGGGGTGATACTTCAGGACAACAGAGATGCCGT GTTGTTCCCAAAAAGCGATTCAATGATGTTGTTATAAAAAATGGTATTGGTTTGACTTTTGCTTCTATGGGAATGACTTCATTAGTTGATGGTCCGGCTGATGAGACTAATTTGACTGGAGTGGGTGAGATCAGACTCATGCCTGATTTATCGACTAAACGGAAAATTCCATG GGTAGAACAAGAGGAGATGGTTTTGGCCGATATGCATCTAAAACCGGGTGAAGCATGGGAATACTGCCCAAGAGAAGCCTTACGTAGGGTTTCAAAAATTTTGAAAGATGATTTTAACTTG GATATGAATGCAGGATTTGAGAATGAGTTTTTTCTCTTGAAAGGTATACTAAG GGATGGGAAGGAGGAATTGGTCCCATTTGACTCAACACCCTACTGCTCTGCATCAGCATATGATTCTGCTTCTTATTTATTTCACGAAATTGTTCCTGCTCTTCATTCATTGAATATTACTGTGGAGCAG TTGCATGCAGAAGCTGGGAAAGGTCAATTTGAGATGGCACTTGGGCACACTGCTTGTATGCATGCTGCTGACAACCTGATTTATACTCGTGAAGTTATTAGAGCCATTGCAAGGAAACATGGATTGTTGGCAACTTTCATGCCAAA GTATGCTCTTGATGACATTGGCTCTGGGGCGCATGTACATCTTAGTTTGTGGCAGAATGGCACAAATGTGTTTACGGCATCTGGTGGTTCCTCTCAGCATGGAATGTCAAAGATCGGGGAAGAATTCATGGCAGGGGTTTTACACCATCTGCCTGCAATTTTGGCATTTATAGCACCGATTCCAAATAG TTATGACCGAATTCAACCTAATACATGGAGTGGAGCATACAAGTGTTGGGGAAAAGAAAACAGAGAAGCTCCGTTAAGAACTGCATGCCCACCTGGAATACAAGCTGGTTTGGTGAGCAACTTTGAGATTAAATCATTTGATGGATGTGCAAATCCACACTTAGGCTTGGCTGCAATACTTGCTGGTGGTATTGATGGTCTTAGGAATCATCTTCGTCTCCCGGAACCTGTTG ATACAAATCCTTCTGGCCTTGGTGCAGAAGTAGAAAGGTTGCCGAAATCACTTTCTGAATCTTTAGAAGCTCTCAAGGAAGACAATTTGTTCGCAGATTTACTTGGGGAAAACCTATTGGTTGCGATAAAAGGGGTCCGCAAG GCGGAGATTGACTACTACTCGAAGAACAAAGATGCATACAAGCAACTTATATACCGCTATTGA